The Brassica napus cultivar Da-Ae chromosome C7, Da-Ae, whole genome shotgun sequence genome has a segment encoding these proteins:
- the LOC125590014 gene encoding DNA repair RAD52-like protein 2, chloroplastic produces MLSFYAPGWCGEVRDVIFSENNVTVVYRLTIRGSDGEAHRESTGTVTITDDVIEDPVAAAEEIAFCRACARFGLGLYLYHEE; encoded by the exons ATGCTCAGCTTCTACGCACCTG GTTGGTGTGGAGAGGTTCGTGACGTCATTTTCTCAGAGAATAATGTCACTGTTGTTTATCGTCTTACCATTCGTGGCTCTGATGGTGAG GCACACCGAGAATCCACTGGCACAGTAACGATCACTGACGATGTGATCGAGGATCCAGTTGCTGCAGCTGAGGAAATAGCATTTTGCAGAGCATGTGCTCGATTTGGTCTCGGCTTGTATCTCTATCACGAAGAGTAG
- the LOC106449092 gene encoding LOW QUALITY PROTEIN: WEB family protein At2g17940 (The sequence of the model RefSeq protein was modified relative to this genomic sequence to represent the inferred CDS: inserted 4 bases in 4 codons; deleted 2 bases in 1 codon), with protein sequence MFSLIVCHSRVIMERENGCRTVLGXRAEIDTRPPFGSVKEAVALFGEKVLAGEVYATRFREVTHIRTKSTPCPQPRLRSLKLELEQTKHTLTRILQQNTILSNRIQTLTQELEHERKEIQRLNMIRSSLLENPEIEELKFVXHHQTRTSKDVEEEIVTMEEFEKRRLVTFASSPLLTRVMSSVEEEMKEKEKXLERVSSVKKMKPXRGFAMFKGWFRATGGRD encoded by the exons ATGTTTTCACTAATTGTGTGTCATTCTCGTGTAATTATGGAGAGAGAAAATGGTTGT AGAACCGTCTTAG GTCGTGCGGAGATAGACACGAGACCACCGTTTGGATCCGTGAAAGAAGCTGTGGCTTTGTTCGGAGAGAAAGTTTTAGCCGGAGAGGTCTATGCAACTAGGTTTAGAGAGGTAACTCAT ATTCGAACAAAGTCAACGCCTTGTCCTCAACCAAGATTACGGTCGCTAAAACTCGAGCTCGAGCAGACGAAACATACTCTTACAAGAATCCTACAACAAAACACCATCCTCTCCAACCGGATTCAAACCCTAACACAAGAACTCGAACATGAGAGGAAAGAAATTCAACGACTCAACATGATAAGGTCAAGTCTCCTAGAGAATCCAGAGATCGAGGAACTCAAGTTCG GACATCATCAAACGAGGACGTCCAAAGATGTTGAAGAAGAGATTGTAACGATGGAGGAGTTTGAAAAGAGGAGACTGGTCACGTTCGCGAGCTCTCCTCTGCTTACACGTGTGATGTCAAGCGTTGAGGAGGAGatgaaggagaaagaga gttTGGAAAGGGTTTCTTcggtgaagaagatgaaac AGAGGGGGTTCGCTATGTTCAAGGGATGGTTTAGAGCAACCGGTGGAAGAGACTGA